The following nucleotide sequence is from Phycisphaerae bacterium.
GCGGTCGTGACCACGCAGTTACCGCTGTTGAGGCAGCATGCGCCGGTGGGCTGCGGACACGGGTTGGGCGTGCAAGTTGTGTTGTCGCCTTGGTAGGTTCCGCCGCAGTTTGATTCGACAACCACCTGGCAGGAGCCGTCGGTGAAGCAGCAGGCTCCCGTTGGCTCGGCGCAGGGGTCCGGGGTACAAACTGTGTCATTGCCCTGGTAGGTTCCACCTTGACTGGTGCAATTGGCCTCCGTCAATACTTGACAGGGATTGACCGGGAAGCAGCAGGCGCCCGTTGGCGGACTGGGGGGTGAATAGGTGACGGCGAGGACCGGGCGATAGCTGGGCGTGGCGCTTTGGCGGCTTTCGAAGCGCTTAGCCGTTTTGTCTGTGATCTCATTACCGATAATGACCCAGCCGTTGTTCGAGCCCGGCGTGTTCACCCAGCCCTGCACGTCAGCATTCAGTCCGGCCGACGACCATGAATAGTATTGATTCTGGTTGTTCACCGAAGTCGTGGCGCTGGCGGTCGCCACGTAATCGCCGCCGGATGCGGCCCACGACGTGAGGGGATAGAAGCGATAGGTCCAGGTGGCGTCTCCGGAAGCGGCGCTTGCGCCGCTGCCCTCCTCCCCCGGCGCATGGGACGTGCCCTCGCCCCAGGAGGCATTGAGGCGGTGCAATCTGATGTTCTCGGCGCCCGATCGCTCCCGGGAACAATACAGCGTCAAAGTTGCGCCGGTTATCGTCGAGCCCGTCGGAACGGCGCTCAGGTCGAAGCGAATCAATGCGCGACGTAGCTCTCCGGCGTCGGTGCGGCCGGCGAAGAACGAATTGCCGGCACCGTTGCTCTGGTTTCCGTCCTCGTTGTACATCGTGTTGTCAGCCGCGGCCCCGACCGTCAACGTGACCGCCTCCGCCCTTACGCCATTGAGCGGGACACACAGCGCGAGTGCTACCCAGAGCCAACGTGAGAAGACCGAGTGACAGGGGAGTTGAGGGGACATGATGCATTCCTCCGAATGAGTCGCCTTTGCGGTCGTCGCGACCGCACCAACAAAAGGACGAACAACCATCCGACGCAGGAAGGTTCAGGAACGAATTCAATGGTCAGGATCGGGCGCAGCGCCGGGTCGGCGGCCTCGCGCGTGGCAAACCGTTTAGAACTGCTGGCTTCGTTCTCGTTGCCGAGCAAGATCCATCCGAAATTACCGGAGGGGTTGTCGAGGAAGCTCTGCACATCGGCGACGAGGGACGCAGTCGACGGCCACGAATAAAAGCCCTCCTCCGCGACAATGGCGAAGGTGCTGGCCGTTGGGGCAAAATCACCGCCCGGCGTCGTCCAGAGATCGGAGCCGTAAAGGCGATGGGTCCAGGTGGCGTCGCCCGGCGCGGCTGGCGCGCCGCTCCCCTGCCCGCCCCCCGCGATGGTCGTGCCTTCGCCCCAGCTTTGGTCTATGCGGTGGAGGGAGATTACCTGTGGCGAAGTATTGGCCGCATCATTGAACAAGGTCAGCGTCACACTCTCGATGGTCGAACCGGTCGGGATCGCCGCCGATACATCGAACGCCAGCAAGGCTCGGCGCGCCGAGTAGGTGCTTGCGGAATTGCGGCCCGCGAACATCGCGCTGCCCCCACCATTGCTCGCGTCGCCTTCGGCATCGTCATACAAGGTATTGTCCATGGAGGGCGCCAGTGTCGCCGACGCGACGGCCTGCCTGCCGAGGCTTGTGCTTGGCGAAAAAAGGTCCGCGGCGATGAGACCGTGAGCCGAACTGATGCTTGGGACGACGGCCCCGAAGATCGTGGCCACCAAGACGGAGACCGGGGAAGGGGCGCGGATCGGTGCAGGACGAAACATGTCTGTTTCTCAGGTACTGCCCGCGAGGCGAATAAACGAAGGTCCCCCGCCGGAGGAAGGCCCCGCGGGCTCGGTTCCGGCAGCCATGGAATAGTTGAAGGGGTTAATAGGCAATCGGCGTGCCAGCGATCCCGAAAAAAGCGCCCGCAGGGAATGAGGAAAAATCGACGATCGAGGGATCGGATAGCGGAAGAATGCGCAGCAATAGCGGACTTTTCCGCAATCGCCTTGTCGGGGGGTTGAGCGAGAAATCCGGCAAGTTCAGGCGATTAGATGCGCCTGCGCCGCGAACGATTCCGTCGCAAGATCCGCCTGCGGCCACCGATCGTCAGCGACAGAGTGAACAGCGCGGCCGGCAGGACGCCCTGCGCACAAACTCCGCACTGCGGTTCGCAGGGATCGATGGTGCCGTTGGCGTCGGAGTCGGGTTGACATTCGTCCGGCACGCCGTTGCCATCGCAATCTTCGCTGGTACCTTCGACGATATCGACGCCGTCGGCGACGAAGTTGGTGTTGCAGTCCGGCAGGCCGAACCGCGCTGTCAGTATGTCGTACTCCATGCTGATGCCGCCGGCGAGGTCGTTGTCCGAATACCAGACGCCCACGAACTGGCCTCGACCGTCGGCGGCAATGCGTGGAACCGCATCATAGCCTTGTCCATCCGTGGAGGCATTGGTGTTGAAGAGGGCGGGCGGCGACCACGTGGTCCCCTGGTCCGTGCTCAGGGAGACGAAGATGTCACCCTCGGTTCCCGTGGTTCCGCCGAGGTCTTCGTAGGACTGCCATACGACGACCCAACCGCGCTGCGGATCGATGGCAATATCGTGGTCGTTATCCCCGTCGGCGTTTGAGTTGAGCGGCGCGGGCGCCGACCAGGTCGCGCCGTTGTCGACGCTGAGCGCGAAGACGAGATCGCCGTCGGTGCCAAGGGACCCGTCCAAACTCGATCTCCATACCGTAATCCAATGGCCCGCGCCATCCGTCGCGACGCGCGGATCACTGTCCCCTCCCATGTCGGTGTCGGCATTCGTATTCAGGGCGGCCGGCAGTGTCCAAGTCGCGCCATTGTCCGCGCTGCGGGTAAAGAAGATGTCGTGGTCTGTCCCCAGGTTTCCGCCGAGATCTTCGTTCGATTGCCATACCGCTACCCAGTTGCCCAAGCGATCCGTCGCCAGATGAGGGCGCAAATCGCGGCCGGTATCAGCGGCCCCATTGAGGTTGAGCAGCGCCGGAGGCGACCACGATATGCCGTTGTCCTCGCTCCGCGACACGAGTAGGTCCTCCTCACTCATGCTGGTCGGGCCGTCCTCGGTAATCCACGTCGCCACCCAGGTGCCCTGGCGGTCGGTGACGAGCTGCACGCCGTGGTCGCGGGTTGCTCCGTCGGTCACGGCATTGGTATTGAGGACTTGAACTCCTGTCCACGTCGTTCCATTGTCGGTGCTGCGAATGAACAGGATGTCATAGTCTGTATGAATGACACCGCCGACATCCTCGTTCGAGTACCAGGCGACGACCCAGGTGC
It contains:
- a CDS encoding DNRLRE domain-containing protein, translated to MFRPAPIRAPSPVSVLVATIFGAVVPSISSAHGLIAADLFSPSTSLGRQAVASATLAPSMDNTLYDDAEGDASNGGGSAMFAGRNSASTYSARRALLAFDVSAAIPTGSTIESVTLTLFNDAANTSPQVISLHRIDQSWGEGTTIAGGGQGSGAPAAPGDATWTHRLYGSDLWTTPGGDFAPTASTFAIVAEEGFYSWPSTASLVADVQSFLDNPSGNFGWILLGNENEASSSKRFATREAADPALRPILTIEFVPEPSCVGWLFVLLLVRSRRPQRRLIRRNASCPLNSPVTRSSHVGSG
- a CDS encoding sialidase family protein; this translates as MPSKRILVVLAIGLFWSADTARGQLPSPISAPTFLNSYAVGDASDDEPPEIATDGLGLWIAVWASNEDLGGTIGTDRDLLFARSTDNGATWSAAVALNANAGSDSGVDDDPRIATDGAGTWVVAWYSNEDVGGVIHTDYDILFIRSTDNGTTWTGVQVLNTNAVTDGATRDHGVQLVTDRQGTWVATWITEDGPTSMSEEDLLVSRSEDNGISWSPPALLNLNGAADTGRDLRPHLATDRLGNWVAVWQSNEDLGGNLGTDHDIFFTRSADNGATWTLPAALNTNADTDMGGDSDPRVATDGAGHWITVWRSSLDGSLGTDGDLVFALSVDNGATWSAPAPLNSNADGDNDHDIAIDPQRGWVVVWQSYEDLGGTTGTEGDIFVSLSTDQGTTWSPPALFNTNASTDGQGYDAVPRIAADGRGQFVGVWYSDNDLAGGISMEYDILTARFGLPDCNTNFVADGVDIVEGTSEDCDGNGVPDECQPDSDANGTIDPCEPQCGVCAQGVLPAALFTLSLTIGGRRRILRRNRSRRRRI